The Andreesenia angusta genome contains the following window.
CTGCATTTAATAGAATATAGTCATCAATCTCTTGCATTTCAGGAGTGTATGATCCCACTCCATTAATATGCGCACCTTTTTTTATTAATTTCCCGTCAAATACTGGTTTTTTTGCTGTGGTAACACTGGTAATAATGTCAGCATTGGCTACCGCTTCACTAGAGCTATCAGCTACAATAATTTTAACGCCAAAAACATCCGCAAATTTATCAGCCATTCTACTTGCAAATTCCTGAGATCTCTCTTTATTTGCATCGAAAACCCTGACTTCTTTAATGTCTCTTACTGTAAGAACAGCTTCAAGCTGACTTTCGGCCTGCCCTCCTGTTCCCAAGAGAGCAAAAATTTCTGAATCTTTTCTAGCCAATATATCAGTGGCTGCACCTGAAACCGCTCCCGTTCTTATCTTTGTCAGATAAGATCCGTCCATTATAGAGCATACTTCTCCTGTACTTTCATTGATCAAAACCATTGTCGATGATAAAGAATCTAAACCTTTTTCTACATTGTTTGGATATACAGACACTATCTTAACTCCTAGAGCCTTGGCTCCTGCTGCATATCCAGGCATATACAGGCTTTGTCCTTCCTCCTTTGGAATATCTATATTTATTCTAAGGGGTATGTCGCTTTCACCCTTTGAATAAAGTTCCAAGCCATCTTTATCTGCCTGAATGGCATCTTTTATGGTAAATACCTTTCGAATATCTTCTTCTTTCAAAATCACAATCTTCATATATGCACACTTCCTTTCTATATTTGTGGCAGTGCTCTACTCATTCCTAGTTTCAATTCCGGTGATCCGAACAGCTTTCTAAAACCCCATAGCTAGATGGAAAACACCCCAGCCATATCATAAAATGCATAAATCGCTTCAAAATAGCACTTATTGCACTACATATTTAAATCTTCCCCATTAGGATGAGTTCATCTATTTTTGGATGGACAGGAGGTCTTCGCACCGCTCGCTCATATAATTGTAAGAGTCATAAACGCCCTGGTTGTAGAACTCCGGACCCAGCTTCTCCGTTATGAAATCCAGAATCAAAGCCGAGGCCAGGTCGCCTAGCTCCTCGTCTCTCTCTTCCGCAAAATACTTCTTTATGGCTGAAACCATACCTGCCTTCACTTCCTTTGAAAATTCGATCTTATTCTTCATGAAATCCCTCCTTTAAAGCCCGATTTTAAATCCTAATGATTTAAACGACTTTCACCTCTTGAGTTTAAGTATAGAATAAAAGTTTAATCTCTTTAATTTTTTAGCTGTTCTTCTATAAGACTTATATACTTGTATACCGTGGTCCTGCTCATGCCGTTCAGCCTGGAAAGGTCAGTCACATTGAGCTTCCCCGCACTGTGCAGTTTGTAGGTCTCCATAAACTTAGAGGGTATGTCGTCCGCTGTTGTGGCTGGTCTGCCCAGCGTCTTGCCCTTGGCCCTGGCGTTCTCCATCCCGGACTTGACCCTCTCGGATATCATCTGCTTCTCGAGTTCGGAGAAAACGCTCATTATCTTGAGTGTCATCTCAGTCATTATGTCCATTTTGCCATTCGTCCGGCAGTCTATCGTCAGGGAGCCCACCACCAGCCTCAGTCCTTTTTCCTTCACAAGCTCCAGCAGCTCTATAAACTGTTTGGTGCTCCTCGACAGTCTCGAGACCTCGGTCGCCAGTATTGTGTCGCCTTCTTGTAGCTCATCTAGCATCAAACTGTACTGCTCCCTCTTCAAATTGCTTCCAGAGATATACTCCTTGTAGACCCTGTCGATATTGTGCTGCTTTCTGAGTTCCCTGACCTATCTTTCCAGATCCTGCCTATCCTCGTTCGTGCTGCATCTCACATAAGCCCTTATCATCCGATTACTCCCTCTCTTTCTGTGGTTTAACTCTATCATCTGAAAGCGAAATGGTTAAGTGAATTTCATGGACACTATGTGCCGAAAGAGAAGGCGACGGGATGCTTATTTTTGATCATCCGGCGCCTTCGATGATGGATTTTGTTTCTGGTTTTACAGGTGTGGCCAAGTGTCTAGGAAAAGAGTTATTTTGTTGAACACTTGTAGGAGCATCTGCACCACATTTTAGACTGTATATTGCGACACTATGTTTTGACACACGGCCACATGGCATATCTGCTATAATTAATTGTATGGTCAATACTGTTCATTTACAGCACCTCCCTATCTAATCATTTCTATCTATAGGATCAAAACCTAATAGTCTCCCTCTGCTCCTCAATCGACAGCGTAGTGTAGATCCTCGTAGTCTCAAGAGAGCTATGCCCAAGAATATTTGCAAGTTCCAACACGTTCTGGTTGTTGTGACGCAGCCACTGCTTAGCGAAAAGGTGTCTGAAGCTATGAGGGTAGACCTTGCATTCGCTGACTCCGGCGAACTTGGCTATTTCCTTCAGCTGCCTGAATATATTGGACCTATCTAGTGGATGTCCGTTTGAAGTCCGAAATATTGTACCTGATTCTATACATTCCGAGTTTACATAATAACCGAGTTCTTCTACAAGATTTTCAGAAAGCGGGATATCCCTGTGTTTCCCCTTGCTTTTGACTTCCATATAGCCATTTTTAAACGTTTCCACTGTCAGAAACTTCAGCTCCGACACCCTCATGCCGGTATAATATAGGGTCAGCATTATATACTTTAGTCTTGTCTTTTTCAGATTCTCCGCAGCCCTTATAAGTCTTTGAAACTCCCTTTCCGTGATCACGTTGTCCAGCGAAGTTTTCCGTTGCTGCTTCTCCTGCTTCAGCTTAAGGTTAAGGCCGCAAAACTTCAGGTAGTTGTTTACTATAGTGATTTTGTTGTTCACCGTGGACAGCTTGAAACTGTCTAATAGCTCTCTTTTGT
Protein-coding sequences here:
- a CDS encoding tyrosine-type recombinase/integrase — encoded protein: MENLRAYREELLCRELSESTIREYLKDAQDFLEFADGDEVSMELLIQYKRELLDSFKLSTVNNKITIVNNYLKFCGLNLKLKQEKQQRKTSLDNVITEREFQRLIRAAENLKKTRLKYIMLTLYYTGMRVSELKFLTVETFKNGYMEVKSKGKHRDIPLSENLVEELGYYVNSECIESGTIFRTSNGHPLDRSNIFRQLKEIAKFAGVSECKVYPHSFRHLFAKQWLRHNNQNVLELANILGHSSLETTRIYTTLSIEEQRETIRF
- a CDS encoding ornithine cyclodeaminase family protein, with the translated sequence MKIVILKEEDIRKVFTIKDAIQADKDGLELYSKGESDIPLRINIDIPKEEGQSLYMPGYAAGAKALGVKIVSVYPNNVEKGLDSLSSTMVLINESTGEVCSIMDGSYLTKIRTGAVSGAATDILARKDSEIFALLGTGGQAESQLEAVLTVRDIKEVRVFDANKERSQEFASRMADKFADVFGVKIIVADSSSEAVANADIITSVTTAKKPVFDGKLIKKGAHINGVGSYTPEMQEIDDYILLNADKVYVDTRDGVLNESGDFIVPMRQNKCTEDIVTGELGEVIMGEVPSRESDQEITFFKTVGSSVLDIVTARRIYEKAMQKGVGQTIEF
- a CDS encoding DUF2164 domain-containing protein — encoded protein: MKNKIEFSKEVKAGMVSAIKKYFAEERDEELGDLASALILDFITEKLGPEFYNQGVYDSYNYMSERCEDLLSIQK